CAATATCTGGTCAGACTCACTCTGATCCGGAATTGGTAAACAACATTATTTATCGTAACCGCAGTTTCTCTTGGGTAATCGATAGTCTTGCCATACCGCAAAAGTTTGCTCTGACACCTGATATCTCAAACGGTGAAAGTCCGATTTATAGTGATATCTCTGTAGTTGACAATCAGGCTCTGAGCCTTAGTCCTCGGAACTCTCTTCTGACTAAAACGACTGAAAATGCTGTATATACAGCTGATCCTATGAATGCAAATAAGGTTGCAGGACTAGGCCATGTAATATTTACAAACCCATTACCAAACGGTCAACCCGGTCAGACCTTGATTCTTGAAGAAGGACTAGGGGCCTTCAATGTTGCAGCTGCACTTGATGAAGGTGGTAACTTTATCGATGTCCGATTCGGCCCGCTAACTCTTGATCCAGTTCTTATCGGTAGCTACCGGTTGGCTAACGACCCAACAAACAAGGCTATTGATAATGGGCAATCAGATATTCTGACAGGCAATGCAAGTCTAGCCGCTGACTTCTTTGGCACTTCCCGATTCTACGGTGCCGGTGCTGAAATAGGTGCAGAAGAACTGGCTCTTGGAGCTATACCGGTTGCAGTAGACGATTCCCGTAGAGTTGCCTTTGCTGGGCCAAGCACAAGTGATCTACAGGCATTTGTACTGAATATCAATAATCTGTTACTTAATGATATTAACCATTTAGGCTGGACTACTACGGTACCTGTTGTTGGTAGCGAAACCGGTGGTGGGGTACTTAGCTGGAATGATTTGAACGCCAATCAGTTTGCTTTCCGCACACCGACAGGCGCCGGATCAGTTGGCCAGTTCAGTTTCCAGTACAAAGACACTGCAAGCCCATTAACCAACACAGCAACAGTGACGCTAACAAAAGACATCTCAGTTATGAAGGCGTTGGCCCGTACAGAGACGAATGGGGATCATAGGTGGCGCATTAATGGCTATTCTACTTTCCCGAAAGGAACCTCAGTTCGTCTCTACCTAAACGGAACCGCATCTGGTGCCCCATTTGCACAGTGGAATTTAACAGGTGTTAATGGTCGCTGGTTCTACCATGTTAACCAGGGAACTGATCCTACAGGTATTACTAAAGTAAGCGTGCGCATCGGTAATCGTGTGCTTAAAAACATCCCACTGCAACGATAACAGTCAGTGCGGTCAGCCCTGCTGACCGCACCCTGACAGGTATCAGCTCAAAAGTTTAAGGAGCGAAACCATGAACAAGAACACAGTAAGCCTGATGGTCAGAGCTGTTATTGCCGGTGCGATATTAAGCTGCGCCGGTTTAGCAAACGCTACCGTCTATTCTCAGTGCCCAGGCGACCTTAATGGTGATGGTGATAACACTGATATTGGTGAATCTTCAATTGTTACTCACGATCTTAATGGTGATGGTGACACTTTAGATCCTGGTGAAGTGAACACTGCTAAATGTATGCATTTGACCGGAGGAGACGGTTATATACAAATGGCTGACGATACCCCCCGCCCACTCTATATGTTTGGCTTTGGCGATCTCACCGGTACACCCGATGATCAAATAATGCTTGAGGGCGTATTATCCGCGGAGTTCCCCGCGCCTAATATAGAACTTCAACAGGGTGAAGAGTTTTACCTTACTTTATCTAATACAGGTATGGTGATGAGACCTGACCTTTTTGACCCTCATACCGTTCACTTTCACGGCTATCCTAATGCTTCATCAATATTTGACGGGCTGCCAGATACCGCTGTATCGATCAACATGGGTGCCAGCATAACCTACTACTACAATATTCAGGATCCCGGTACCTATATGTATCACTGTCATGTTGAGGCAACTGAGCACATGCAGATGGGCATGCTGGGTAATTTATATATCCACCCAGCTCAAAATGGCACTACCTTTGAATACCCCCTGACGTCAGGACGTACTTTTGACAGGTTTGTCTACAACGACGGTGATGGGTCTACCGGCTATGATGTTGAAGTGCCAATACAACTAGGCTCATTTGACTCTGCTTTTCATGATGCCAGTGAGTCAGTTCAACCGCTGCCCTTTGCAGAGATGGCTGATAACTACCCAATGCTGAATGGTCGCGGTTATCCGGATACGGTTATAGCAGGCGCATTACCTTCAGTAGACACACACCTGGACCCCGGCATTCCATTCAAACAAGGTAGGCAAACCCAGCCAGTAGATACTCATATCGAAGCAACTCAGGGAGAGAAGATTCTGTTAAGAATATCAAACCTGAATGTAACCCGCTTTTACTCGATAAACACTCTAGGTATTCCAATGGAGGTAGTCGGAGTAGGAGCTAAACAGCACGTCGGACCGAGTGGTAAGAAACTCTACTACAAAACTCAATCAGTCACTCTAGGTGGTGGTGAGGCGCTTGACGTAATGCTTGATACTGCTGATGTCGCCGCTGGTAAATATTACCTCTATACCGGTAACCTTAACTACCTGAGCAACGGCGATGAAGATTTTGGCGGAATGATGACTGAAATCATAGTAAATCCAGCTATCTGATTTGAGCAGTGAAGGAGAATTATCATGAAACTTTTACACAGCTTTGCCGCACTCACCAGCGCGCTGGCATTCTCGGCAGCCAGTTGGACGGTGCAGGCAGAGATAATAGGCATCGAAGGCACTACCACCGATGGCCACCAGAAAACGTTTAACCTCGAAGCCGGTTCAGCAGCAATAAATACACCCGATGGAGACAGTCTGTTAATCTGGGCCTATGGGGATATGGATAATGCATCTTCAGAGGTGCAATACCCTGGACCCACTATCATAGTTCATGAAGGTGATGCGGTAACGATTAACCTGACCAACCTCAATATAGGTGAACCTGTATCGATGGTATTTCCAGGTCAGGAAAATGTAGCAGCCGTCGTTTCCACTGATCTTAATATAGACGGAACGACTGACCGGGTTGTACTGACGGAGGAGGCCAGTATTGGTGAAACCGTTACTTACAGCTTCACTGCCAGTAAGCCAGGAACTTACCTTTATAACAGCGGTTCTAATCCAGATCTGCAGACTGAGATGGGGCTTACAGGAGCAATGATCGTTCGCCCTGCTATCAATCCAGATAGTCAGGCATATAATACATCTGACTCAGCATACGACCATGAGTATCTTTACTTCCTGACAGAAATGGACCCTTCTATTCATCAGGCGGTCGACTTCGGCTTAACCCCGGATACGAGTAACTATGACGCCGTTCTCTGGTTTATGAATGGTCGAAATGGTCCTGATACCCTGTTCGATAACAATGTCGGCTGGATGCCACATCAACCCTACGGCTCGCTAACCAGAATGCACCCGGGGGAGAAAGTTCTGTTACGAATTATCGGTGCGGGACACGATATGCATCCACTGCACACCCATGGCAACCACTTTCTACAGATTGCCCGCGACGGTCATGTCCTCACCAGTGATCCAGCAAACGTAGAGACAGTAGGTGCGGACCTCGCATTCAGTGACTACACTCAACAAGTTCTGCCAGGAGCAACCTATGATGCGCTCTTCGAATGGACTGGTAAAAACATGGGTTGGGACATATATGGTCACACTGAAGCTGGCGGTGAACTATGTAATGGTCTGGCTACTCGATCAGATTCTACTGACCCTGTAACCTTTGAAGATTGCAGATTCCATAATGTACCTGTACCTGTTGATCTGCCCGAAAACCTTGATCTGACTTTTGGTGGTTTTTATAGCGGTAGTCCGTTCCTGGGCGCGATGGAATCACTCCCTCCGGGTGAGGGTGGCTTAAACCTCAATGGCGGTCTGTTCTTTATGTGGCACTCCCACACAGAGAAAGAGCTGGTCAATAACGATATATTCCCAGGCGGCATGATGACCATGCTTATCATTGAACCTCACGGCGTACCAATCCCATAGGGTTGGCATCAGAGAATTAAGGAAAAGGAGTCTTACTATGAATACCTTGAGACACTCCGCTTTGCTAATCGGATCCCTGATGCTGACATCTGGATCGATTCAAGCGGCAACATACGACCTATGCGTAGGTCCAACAACTAA
The genomic region above belongs to Amphritea japonica ATCC BAA-1530 and contains:
- a CDS encoding multicopper oxidase domain-containing protein; the protein is MNKNTVSLMVRAVIAGAILSCAGLANATVYSQCPGDLNGDGDNTDIGESSIVTHDLNGDGDTLDPGEVNTAKCMHLTGGDGYIQMADDTPRPLYMFGFGDLTGTPDDQIMLEGVLSAEFPAPNIELQQGEEFYLTLSNTGMVMRPDLFDPHTVHFHGYPNASSIFDGLPDTAVSINMGASITYYYNIQDPGTYMYHCHVEATEHMQMGMLGNLYIHPAQNGTTFEYPLTSGRTFDRFVYNDGDGSTGYDVEVPIQLGSFDSAFHDASESVQPLPFAEMADNYPMLNGRGYPDTVIAGALPSVDTHLDPGIPFKQGRQTQPVDTHIEATQGEKILLRISNLNVTRFYSINTLGIPMEVVGVGAKQHVGPSGKKLYYKTQSVTLGGGEALDVMLDTADVAAGKYYLYTGNLNYLSNGDEDFGGMMTEIIVNPAI
- a CDS encoding multicopper oxidase domain-containing protein — protein: MKLLHSFAALTSALAFSAASWTVQAEIIGIEGTTTDGHQKTFNLEAGSAAINTPDGDSLLIWAYGDMDNASSEVQYPGPTIIVHEGDAVTINLTNLNIGEPVSMVFPGQENVAAVVSTDLNIDGTTDRVVLTEEASIGETVTYSFTASKPGTYLYNSGSNPDLQTEMGLTGAMIVRPAINPDSQAYNTSDSAYDHEYLYFLTEMDPSIHQAVDFGLTPDTSNYDAVLWFMNGRNGPDTLFDNNVGWMPHQPYGSLTRMHPGEKVLLRIIGAGHDMHPLHTHGNHFLQIARDGHVLTSDPANVETVGADLAFSDYTQQVLPGATYDALFEWTGKNMGWDIYGHTEAGGELCNGLATRSDSTDPVTFEDCRFHNVPVPVDLPENLDLTFGGFYSGSPFLGAMESLPPGEGGLNLNGGLFFMWHSHTEKELVNNDIFPGGMMTMLIIEPHGVPIP